In Streptomyces sclerotialus, one genomic interval encodes:
- a CDS encoding ATP-binding protein, translating into MNGTFIGRAVELAVLDQALGEHRLVTLTGVGGVGKTRLAARAAHARRTGHPDGVHFVELSPLQDPALLAVTIAETLRLADRTTRHQTDVLCEWLADKDLLLVLDTCEHLLAACGELAELMLAAAPGLTVLATSRQPLGRDAEHVLPMRPLSLPAPGSADPGTSDALALLRDRAEAAAPGQRLTERYAAESAELCHRLDGIPLAIELAAARLGSLTVPGLLARLHARFEVLSTETGSRTPRRHRTLRTTIGWSHELCEPLERLLWARLSVFRGGWSLEAAREVCAGGPLPGSRVESVLRGLAEKSVVQCERSGEPPRYRMLDTLREYGAQWLAELGETTVLGDRHAAYFRALAKAGDAACMGADQVAWHRRLHTEHANLRAALDFLVARRDGRAALETAGALWFFWFGCGRQREGRGHLSRALELVPEDCPERTKGLWSHGTLALIQGDLDVAAAAGRQFAEAVAGQDDPDVRHAVTYLVGGTHCLKGDQRSAYEVLDAAPDDPGDGRGYPAAWLLTRLLRHFVQLQCGQFAEAAADAAVTRAECERRGELWVRCFAGYMQATAELGLVDLGSALAHGREALAGMRFLQDSLCTAMILDVLAAVLGAADRGVAGARLLGVADAVWLTVGRRQFGAPELSAARADCERRLRAQLGDAGYEKEFRRGLAADAEDGIAYALGEPALLAAEG; encoded by the coding sequence GTGAACGGCACTTTCATCGGGCGCGCCGTCGAACTGGCGGTACTGGACCAGGCGCTGGGCGAGCACCGCCTGGTCACCCTCACCGGCGTCGGCGGCGTGGGCAAGACCCGCCTCGCGGCCCGCGCGGCACACGCCCGGCGCACCGGCCACCCCGACGGCGTCCACTTCGTCGAGCTGTCACCGCTCCAGGACCCGGCGCTGCTCGCCGTCACCATCGCCGAGACGCTGCGGCTGGCCGACCGGACGACCCGGCACCAGACCGACGTGCTCTGCGAATGGCTCGCCGACAAGGACCTGCTGCTCGTCCTGGACACCTGCGAGCACCTCCTCGCGGCCTGCGGCGAACTGGCCGAGCTGATGCTCGCCGCCGCGCCGGGCCTGACCGTGCTCGCCACCAGCCGCCAGCCGCTGGGCCGGGACGCGGAACACGTCCTGCCGATGCGGCCGCTCTCACTGCCCGCGCCCGGCAGCGCCGATCCCGGCACGAGCGACGCCCTCGCCCTGCTGCGGGACCGCGCCGAAGCGGCCGCCCCCGGACAGCGGCTCACCGAGCGGTACGCGGCGGAGTCCGCCGAGCTCTGCCACCGCCTGGACGGCATCCCGCTCGCCATCGAACTGGCCGCCGCCCGGCTCGGCAGCCTCACCGTGCCCGGCCTGCTGGCCCGGCTGCACGCCCGCTTCGAGGTACTGAGCACCGAAACCGGCAGCCGTACGCCGCGGCGCCACCGCACCCTGCGCACCACCATCGGCTGGAGCCACGAGCTGTGCGAGCCGCTGGAACGCCTGCTGTGGGCCCGGCTGTCCGTCTTCCGCGGCGGCTGGTCCCTGGAGGCCGCGCGGGAGGTCTGCGCCGGCGGCCCGCTGCCCGGAAGCCGGGTCGAGTCCGTCCTGCGGGGCCTCGCCGAGAAGTCCGTCGTGCAGTGCGAGCGGTCCGGGGAGCCGCCGCGGTACCGCATGCTCGACACCCTCCGTGAGTACGGCGCCCAGTGGCTCGCCGAACTGGGCGAGACCACCGTCCTGGGGGACCGGCACGCCGCGTACTTCCGTGCCCTCGCCAAGGCCGGTGACGCCGCCTGCATGGGCGCTGACCAGGTCGCGTGGCACCGGCGCCTGCACACCGAGCACGCCAACCTCCGCGCGGCACTGGACTTCCTCGTGGCGCGCCGCGACGGCCGGGCCGCGCTGGAGACGGCGGGCGCACTGTGGTTCTTCTGGTTCGGGTGCGGCCGCCAGCGCGAGGGCCGCGGCCACCTCAGCCGCGCCCTGGAGCTGGTACCGGAGGACTGCCCGGAGCGTACGAAGGGGCTGTGGAGCCACGGCACCCTCGCACTGATCCAGGGCGACCTGGACGTCGCCGCTGCGGCCGGGCGGCAGTTCGCCGAGGCCGTGGCCGGGCAGGACGACCCCGACGTCCGGCATGCCGTGACCTACCTCGTCGGCGGCACCCACTGCCTCAAGGGCGACCAGCGGAGCGCGTACGAGGTGCTGGACGCGGCCCCGGACGACCCGGGCGACGGCCGCGGTTACCCCGCGGCCTGGCTGCTCACCCGGCTGCTGCGGCACTTCGTCCAGCTGCAGTGCGGACAGTTCGCCGAGGCGGCGGCGGACGCGGCGGTGACCCGCGCGGAGTGCGAGCGCCGCGGCGAGCTGTGGGTGCGCTGCTTCGCCGGGTACATGCAGGCCACCGCCGAACTGGGGCTGGTCGACCTCGGGTCGGCGCTGGCGCACGGCCGCGAGGCGCTGGCGGGGATGCGGTTCCTGCAGGACAGTCTGTGCACGGCGATGATCCTGGACGTGCTGGCCGCCGTGCTCGGCGCGGCGGACCGCGGGGTGGCGGGGGCCCGGCTGCTCGGCGTCGCGGACGCGGTCTGGCTCACCGTCGGCCGCCGCCAGTTCGGCGCCCCTGAGCTGAGCGCCGCGCGCGCCGACTGCGAACGGCGGCTGCGTGCGCAGCTCGGCGACGCCGGGTACGAGAAGGAGTTCCGGCGGGGTCTCGCGGCCGACGCGGAGGACGGCATCGCGTACGCGCTGGGCGAGCCGGCGCTGCTGGCGGCGGAGGGCTGA
- a CDS encoding PP2C family protein-serine/threonine phosphatase — MGIMGALLGYGCGFASGVCCGVLAVRRSWFSRRAAAGPDRPSPPPASGTHDTALLGVAQSAQQALLRPLSGDLGGVSIAARYFPAAEYVQIGGDLLNVARSPYGLRVLIGDVRGHDLEAARLAAITIGCFRDHAFTTPDLVTLTGILDDRLTAELDAEGFVTAVLAEFAPGEVRLVNCGHPPPLRVGERLEPLSPVEAGLPLGLGPDQHRQRVRLAANERLLLYTDGLTEALDAHAEPFPLDERVHEALTLPTLDDALDALHALVTAHTAAPLRDDLALMLCQPDVHGMFPSVPAMRAPGERTGKRG, encoded by the coding sequence ATGGGGATCATGGGCGCGCTGCTCGGGTACGGCTGCGGCTTCGCCTCCGGCGTCTGCTGCGGCGTGCTCGCCGTGCGGCGCTCATGGTTCTCCCGCCGGGCCGCCGCCGGCCCGGACCGGCCCTCGCCCCCGCCCGCCTCCGGCACCCACGACACCGCTCTGCTCGGCGTCGCGCAGAGCGCCCAGCAGGCGTTGCTGCGGCCCCTCTCCGGCGACCTGGGCGGCGTCAGCATCGCCGCGCGCTACTTCCCCGCGGCGGAGTACGTCCAGATCGGCGGCGACCTCCTGAACGTCGCCCGCTCCCCGTACGGCCTGCGGGTGCTGATCGGTGACGTGCGCGGCCACGACCTGGAGGCGGCGCGGCTCGCGGCGATCACCATCGGCTGCTTCCGCGACCACGCCTTCACCACACCCGACCTGGTCACGCTGACCGGCATCCTGGACGACCGGCTCACCGCCGAGCTGGACGCGGAGGGATTCGTGACGGCGGTGCTCGCCGAATTCGCGCCGGGCGAGGTGCGGCTGGTGAACTGCGGGCATCCGCCGCCGCTGCGGGTCGGGGAGAGGCTGGAGCCGCTGTCCCCCGTCGAGGCCGGGCTGCCGCTCGGCTTAGGGCCGGACCAGCACCGGCAGCGCGTCCGGCTCGCCGCCAACGAGCGGCTGCTGCTCTACACCGACGGGCTCACCGAGGCGCTCGACGCGCACGCTGAGCCCTTCCCGCTGGACGAGCGGGTCCACGAGGCGCTGACCCTCCCCACGCTCGACGACGCGCTCGACGCGCTGCACGCCCTGGTGACGGCGCACACCGCGGCGCCGCTCCGGGACGACCTGGCGCTGATGCTGTGCCAGCCGGACGTCCACGGCATGTTCCCGTCCGTTCCCGCGATGCGTGCACCGGGGGAACGGACGGGCAAGCGGGGCTGA
- the pulA gene encoding pullulanase-type alpha-1,6-glucosidase, which translates to MTGTLRRTVTALAAALCAAAAAALPGAPPAQAAPPPYPAKAEAQWIDRDTVVWKGAPDPAGGTLQLESGPDGDRRLRLAPGTLTPAERAKYPHLKDFPAFTVDPRDQAQAATALRDRLVATRRAADGSLRETTGVQIPGVLDDLYGAAASRTRLGPVFDRGRPTLSVWAPTARTVALELDGRTVPMTRDDRTGVWQVTGARGWTGKPYRYAVTVFAPAAGKTVTNKVTDPYSTGLTADSEHSLVTDLTDPKLAPRGWDRLKKPAAVPLRDARIQELHIRDFSVADRTSKHPGRYLAFTDRSSDGMKHLRTLARTGTSHVHLLPAFDLGTVPERRADQAVPDCDLASFPPDSEKQQECVAKTAAKDAYNWGYDPLHYTVPEGSYASDPDGTARTVEFRRMVQGLNGAGLRTVMDVVYNHTVASGQDPKSVLDRIVPGYYHRLLDDGTVATSTCCANTAPEHTMMGKLVVDSIVTWAKEYKVDGFRFDLMGHHPKAGILAVRKALDALTVRKDGVDGKSVVLYGEGWNFGEVANDARFVQATQKNMAGTGIATFDDRARDAVRGGGPFDADPRVQGFASGLWTDPNSSPANGTRDEQKDRLLHYQDLIKVGLTGGLADYTFTDSAGRTVKGSQVDYNGAPAGYAAAPGDALAYADAHDNETLYDALAFKLPQGTKAADRARMQVLALATATLSQGPALSQAGTDLLRSKSLDRNSFDSGDWFNALHWNCAVGNGFGRGLPPAADNKDKWPYARPLLGDPALRPGCAEITAASAAYRDLTRIRATEPDFGLATTDEVQRALSFPLSGPGETPGVITMRLGRLVVVLNATPERQEQTVRAVAGAPYTLHPVQARGADPVVRASAYDGRTGTFTVPGRTVAVFTRG; encoded by the coding sequence GTGACCGGCACCCTCCGCCGAACCGTCACCGCGCTCGCCGCGGCGCTCTGCGCCGCGGCGGCCGCCGCGCTGCCCGGCGCCCCGCCCGCACAGGCGGCCCCGCCGCCCTATCCCGCCAAGGCCGAGGCCCAGTGGATCGACCGGGACACCGTCGTCTGGAAGGGCGCGCCCGACCCGGCCGGCGGCACCCTCCAGCTCGAATCCGGCCCCGACGGCGACCGGCGGCTGCGCCTGGCCCCCGGCACCCTCACTCCCGCCGAGCGGGCCAAGTACCCGCACCTGAAGGACTTCCCCGCCTTCACCGTCGACCCCCGCGACCAGGCGCAGGCCGCCACCGCGCTGCGCGACCGCCTCGTCGCCACCCGCCGGGCCGCCGACGGCAGCCTGCGCGAGACCACCGGCGTGCAGATACCGGGCGTGCTGGACGACCTGTACGGCGCCGCCGCCTCCCGCACCCGGCTCGGCCCGGTCTTCGACCGCGGCCGCCCCACCCTCTCCGTCTGGGCACCCACCGCGCGCACCGTCGCCCTCGAACTCGACGGCCGTACCGTGCCGATGACCCGCGACGACCGGACCGGCGTGTGGCAGGTGACCGGCGCCCGGGGCTGGACCGGCAAGCCGTACCGCTACGCCGTCACCGTCTTCGCGCCCGCCGCGGGGAAGACCGTCACCAACAAGGTCACCGACCCGTACTCCACCGGGCTCACCGCCGACTCCGAGCACAGCCTCGTCACCGACCTCACGGACCCGAAGCTGGCCCCCAGGGGCTGGGACCGGCTGAAGAAGCCCGCCGCCGTGCCGCTGCGCGACGCCCGCATCCAGGAGCTGCACATCCGCGACTTCTCGGTCGCGGACCGCACCTCGAAGCACCCGGGCCGGTACCTCGCCTTCACCGACCGGTCCTCCGACGGCATGAAGCACCTGCGTACCCTCGCCCGCACCGGCACCAGCCACGTCCACCTGCTGCCCGCCTTCGACCTCGGCACCGTCCCCGAGCGGCGCGCCGACCAGGCCGTACCCGACTGCGACCTGGCTTCCTTCCCGCCGGACTCCGAGAAGCAGCAGGAGTGCGTCGCGAAGACCGCCGCCAAGGACGCGTACAACTGGGGCTACGACCCGCTGCACTACACCGTGCCCGAAGGCTCGTACGCCTCCGACCCGGACGGCACGGCGCGCACCGTCGAGTTCCGCCGCATGGTGCAGGGTCTGAACGGCGCCGGACTGCGCACCGTCATGGACGTCGTCTACAACCACACCGTGGCGAGCGGCCAGGACCCGAAGTCCGTCCTGGACCGCATCGTCCCCGGCTACTACCACCGGCTGCTGGACGACGGCACCGTCGCCACCTCCACCTGCTGCGCCAACACCGCGCCCGAACACACCATGATGGGCAAGCTCGTCGTCGACTCGATCGTCACCTGGGCGAAGGAGTACAAGGTCGACGGCTTCCGCTTCGACCTGATGGGCCACCATCCGAAGGCCGGCATCCTCGCCGTCCGCAAGGCCCTGGACGCACTGACCGTGCGCAAGGACGGGGTGGACGGCAAGTCGGTCGTCCTCTACGGCGAGGGCTGGAACTTCGGCGAGGTCGCGAACGACGCCCGCTTCGTGCAGGCCACCCAGAAGAACATGGCCGGGACCGGCATCGCCACCTTCGACGACCGCGCCCGCGACGCCGTACGCGGCGGCGGCCCCTTCGACGCCGACCCGCGCGTCCAGGGCTTCGCCTCCGGCCTCTGGACCGACCCCAACTCCTCGCCCGCCAACGGCACCCGGGACGAGCAGAAGGACCGGCTGCTGCACTACCAGGACCTCATCAAGGTCGGGCTGACCGGCGGCCTCGCCGACTACACCTTCACCGACAGCGCCGGCCGTACCGTCAAGGGCTCCCAGGTCGACTACAACGGCGCACCCGCCGGATACGCCGCGGCGCCCGGTGACGCCCTCGCCTACGCCGACGCACACGACAACGAGACCCTCTACGACGCCCTCGCCTTCAAGCTCCCGCAGGGCACGAAGGCCGCCGACCGGGCCCGTATGCAGGTGCTCGCCCTGGCCACCGCCACCCTCTCCCAGGGCCCGGCGCTCTCCCAGGCCGGCACCGACCTGCTCCGCTCGAAGTCCCTGGACCGCAACTCCTTCGACAGCGGCGACTGGTTCAACGCGCTGCACTGGAACTGCGCCGTCGGCAACGGCTTCGGGCGCGGCCTGCCGCCCGCCGCCGACAACAAGGACAAGTGGCCCTACGCCCGGCCGCTGCTCGGCGACCCCGCACTGCGCCCCGGCTGTGCCGAGATCACGGCGGCCTCCGCCGCGTACCGGGACCTCACCCGCATCCGCGCCACCGAGCCGGACTTCGGCCTGGCCACCACCGACGAGGTGCAGCGGGCACTGTCCTTCCCGCTGTCCGGCCCCGGCGAGACGCCCGGAGTGATCACCATGCGGCTCGGCCGGCTGGTCGTGGTCCTCAACGCCACCCCCGAGCGGCAGGAGCAGACCGTACGGGCCGTGGCCGGGGCGCCGTACACCCTGCATCCGGTGCAGGCACGCGGCGCCGACCCGGTCGTGCGCGCCTCCGCGTACGACGGGCGGACCGGTACCTTCACCGTGCCGGGCCGTACGGTCGCGGTCTTCACCCGCGGCTGA
- a CDS encoding LacI family DNA-binding transcriptional regulator yields MVGGVTLPPRLSDIAAQADVSEATVSRVLNGRTGVAGATRQRVLAALDVLGYERPVRLRRRSAGLVGLVIPELTNPIFPAFAQIIEQALAGHGYTPVLCTQMPGGATEDELVEQLEARGVTGIVFLSGLHADTGADPSRYTRLTARGVPYVLINGYNEHVHAPFVSPDDRAAARMAVTHLAALGHTRIGLAVGPSRYVPSRRKAEGFTAVMGELFGLRRGEAERLVQHTLFSVEGGHAAAAALLEAGCTGVVCGSDLMALGVVRAARQRGLAVPGQLSVVGFDDSQLIAFADPPLTTVRQPVQAMATAAVGALIEEIQGNPVQRTEFVFQPELVVRGSTGPVPGGPVRPAGRVGPA; encoded by the coding sequence ATGGTGGGCGGAGTGACACTGCCTCCGAGGCTCTCGGACATCGCGGCACAGGCCGACGTCAGTGAGGCCACCGTGAGCCGGGTGCTCAACGGGCGGACCGGGGTGGCCGGGGCCACCCGGCAGCGGGTGCTGGCCGCGCTGGACGTGCTCGGGTACGAGCGTCCGGTGCGGCTGCGGCGCCGCAGTGCGGGGCTGGTCGGGCTGGTCATCCCGGAGCTGACCAACCCGATCTTCCCGGCGTTCGCGCAGATCATCGAGCAGGCGCTGGCCGGGCACGGCTACACGCCCGTGCTCTGCACGCAGATGCCGGGTGGCGCCACGGAGGACGAGCTGGTCGAGCAGCTGGAGGCGCGGGGCGTCACCGGCATCGTGTTCCTGTCCGGGCTGCACGCGGACACCGGCGCCGATCCGTCCCGCTACACCCGGCTCACCGCGCGCGGCGTGCCGTACGTCCTGATCAACGGCTACAACGAGCACGTACACGCGCCGTTCGTCTCGCCCGACGACCGGGCCGCCGCGCGGATGGCCGTCACCCATCTCGCCGCGCTGGGGCACACGCGGATCGGGCTGGCCGTCGGCCCGTCCCGGTACGTGCCGTCCCGGCGCAAGGCGGAGGGGTTCACCGCGGTCATGGGTGAGCTGTTCGGCCTGCGCCGGGGAGAGGCCGAACGGCTCGTCCAGCACACGCTGTTCAGCGTCGAGGGCGGGCACGCGGCGGCGGCCGCGCTGCTGGAGGCCGGCTGCACGGGGGTGGTGTGCGGCAGCGATCTGATGGCGCTGGGCGTCGTACGGGCCGCCCGGCAGCGCGGGCTCGCCGTGCCGGGGCAGCTGTCGGTGGTCGGCTTCGACGACTCGCAGCTCATCGCCTTCGCCGACCCGCCGCTGACCACCGTGCGCCAGCCGGTACAGGCGATGGCGACGGCCGCGGTCGGCGCGCTGATCGAGGAGATCCAGGGGAATCCCGTGCAGCGCACGGAGTTCGTCTTCCAGCCTGAGCTGGTGGTACGGGGTTCGACGGGGCCGGTCCCGGGGGGACCGGTCCGGCCGGCCGGGCGCGTGGGACCCGCGTGA
- a CDS encoding glycoside hydrolase family 13 protein yields the protein MNQNSTTPATGWWRDAVIYQVYPRSFADGNGDGMGDLAGIRGRLPYLKELGVDAVWLSPFYASPQADAGYDVADYRAIDPMFGTLDDAEAVIREAHRLGLRIIVDIVPNHCSDQHEWFRRAVAEGPGSTLRDRFHFRKGRGENGEEPPNDWESIFGGPAWTRLPDGEWYLHLFAPEQPDFNWDHPAVRDEFRSILRFWLDLGVDGFRVDVAHGLVKAAGLPDMGHGEQLKLLGSQVLPFFDQDGVHEIYRSWRQVLEEYAGERIAVAEAWTPSADRTALYLRPDELHQAFNFHYLNTGWDAAALREAIDASLDAMRPVGAPTTWVLSNHDVVRHRTRLGGGLPRARAAALLMLALPGSAYVYQGEELGLPEVTDLPDEVRQDPSFFKENGQDGLRDGCRVPLPWSGTEAPYGFGTGGSWLPQPAAWAELSVAAQTGDPDSTLELYRTALAVRREHPALGAGESVEWRPAPDGVLHFRRAGGFTCAVNTTAEPVRITVPGRPLLSSGTLPQQLPGSPGTYELAADTAVWWAE from the coding sequence ATGAACCAGAACTCCACCACCCCTGCCACCGGCTGGTGGCGCGACGCGGTGATCTACCAGGTGTACCCGCGCAGCTTCGCCGACGGCAACGGCGACGGCATGGGCGACCTGGCCGGCATCCGCGGCCGCCTGCCCTACCTCAAGGAGCTGGGCGTCGACGCCGTCTGGCTCAGCCCCTTCTACGCCTCGCCGCAGGCCGACGCGGGCTACGACGTCGCCGACTACCGCGCCATCGACCCGATGTTCGGCACCCTCGACGACGCCGAGGCCGTGATCCGCGAGGCCCACCGCCTCGGCCTGCGGATCATCGTCGACATCGTCCCCAACCACTGCTCCGACCAGCACGAATGGTTCCGCCGCGCGGTGGCCGAAGGCCCCGGCTCGACGCTCCGGGACCGCTTCCACTTCCGCAAGGGCCGCGGCGAGAACGGCGAGGAGCCGCCCAACGACTGGGAGTCCATCTTCGGCGGCCCGGCCTGGACCCGGCTCCCGGACGGCGAGTGGTACCTCCACCTCTTCGCCCCCGAGCAGCCCGACTTCAACTGGGACCACCCCGCCGTACGCGACGAGTTCCGCTCCATCCTGCGCTTCTGGCTGGACCTCGGCGTCGACGGCTTCCGCGTCGACGTGGCGCACGGCCTGGTCAAGGCCGCCGGGCTGCCCGACATGGGCCACGGCGAACAGCTCAAGCTGCTCGGCAGCCAGGTACTGCCCTTCTTCGACCAGGACGGCGTGCACGAGATCTACCGCTCCTGGCGGCAGGTCCTGGAGGAGTACGCGGGGGAGCGGATCGCGGTCGCCGAGGCCTGGACGCCCAGCGCCGACCGCACCGCGCTCTACCTGCGCCCCGACGAGCTGCACCAGGCGTTCAACTTCCACTACCTGAACACCGGCTGGGACGCGGCGGCGCTCCGCGAGGCCATCGACGCCTCCCTGGACGCCATGCGGCCGGTCGGCGCGCCCACCACCTGGGTGCTCTCCAACCACGACGTGGTCCGGCACCGCACCCGGCTCGGCGGCGGCCTGCCGCGCGCCCGCGCCGCCGCCCTGCTGATGCTCGCGCTGCCCGGCTCCGCCTACGTCTACCAGGGCGAGGAACTGGGCCTGCCGGAGGTCACGGACCTGCCCGACGAGGTACGCCAGGACCCCTCCTTCTTCAAGGAGAACGGGCAGGACGGCCTGCGGGACGGCTGCCGGGTACCGCTGCCCTGGTCCGGTACGGAGGCGCCGTACGGCTTCGGGACCGGCGGCAGCTGGCTGCCGCAGCCGGCCGCGTGGGCGGAGCTGAGCGTCGCGGCGCAGACCGGCGACCCGGACTCCACGCTGGAGCTGTACCGCACCGCGCTCGCGGTCCGCCGGGAGCACCCGGCGCTCGGCGCCGGCGAGTCGGTGGAGTGGCGGCCCGCGCCCGACGGCGTGCTCCACTTCCGCCGTGCGGGCGGCTTCACCTGCGCGGTGAACACCACGGCGGAGCCCGTACGGATCACCGTCCCCGGCCGCCCCCTGCTGTCCAGCGGCACGCTGCCGCAGCAGCTCCCGGGCAGCCCCGGCACGTACGAGCTGGCCGCTGACACGGCCGTATGGTGGGCGGAGTGA
- a CDS encoding sugar ABC transporter permease, translating into MRDKKRSPLASTGLHATLIIAAVVAVFPPLWLLVTSFKPKNDAFTTAPVTDFTFANYTHVLAETSFLTWFGNSVVIVGVTTVLGVFLAATTGYAVSRFRFPGMRPLMWLLLITQMFPVAVLIVPLYNLMAGLGLLNQPTGLVITYLTIAVPFCAWMMKGFFDTIPVEIDESGRVDGLNPFGTFWRLVLPLARPGLAVTGFYTFVTAWAEVAYASAFMTGEENLTLAGGLQTFVSQYNNDWGSMTAAAVIVAVPAAAVFAFAQRHLVSGLTAGTTKG; encoded by the coding sequence ATGCGCGACAAGAAGCGGAGCCCGCTGGCCTCCACCGGCCTGCACGCCACCCTCATCATCGCCGCCGTGGTCGCGGTCTTCCCGCCGCTGTGGCTGCTGGTGACCTCCTTCAAGCCGAAGAACGACGCCTTCACCACCGCGCCGGTCACCGACTTCACCTTCGCCAACTACACCCACGTCCTGGCCGAGACCTCGTTCCTGACCTGGTTCGGGAACTCCGTGGTGATCGTCGGCGTGACCACCGTGCTCGGCGTCTTCCTCGCCGCCACCACCGGCTACGCCGTCAGCCGCTTCCGCTTCCCGGGCATGCGCCCGCTGATGTGGCTGCTGCTGATCACCCAGATGTTCCCGGTCGCGGTGCTGATCGTCCCCCTCTACAACCTGATGGCGGGGCTCGGCCTGCTCAACCAGCCCACCGGCCTGGTCATCACCTACCTGACCATCGCCGTGCCGTTCTGCGCCTGGATGATGAAGGGCTTCTTCGACACCATCCCGGTGGAGATCGACGAGTCGGGCCGGGTCGACGGGCTCAACCCCTTCGGCACCTTCTGGCGGCTCGTCCTGCCGCTGGCCCGCCCCGGGCTCGCCGTCACCGGCTTCTACACCTTCGTCACGGCCTGGGCCGAGGTCGCCTACGCGTCGGCCTTCATGACCGGTGAGGAGAACCTCACCCTCGCCGGCGGCCTGCAGACCTTCGTCAGCCAGTACAACAACGACTGGGGCTCGATGACCGCCGCGGCCGTGATCGTCGCCGTGCCCGCGGCCGCCGTCTTCGCCTTCGCCCAGCGCCATCTCGTATCCGGCCTGACCGCCGGCACGACCAAGGGATGA
- a CDS encoding carbohydrate ABC transporter permease, with the protein MVAPVVLVIAVIIGYPLVRGLYLSLTDATEANVARDIGMNHIPATYTFVGLDNYTAVLSDGVFWSRLGWTVVWTVACVGITFALGLTLANLLNRKMKGRTFYRLALILPWAIPAFISVFTWRLLYNEKHGLLNKLLQGGGIDAIPWLNDPTWAKLSVIVVNVWLGVPFMLVALLGGLQSIPGELYEAAEMDGANAWQRFRNITVPSLRSVSSTVILLSTIWTFNMFPVIFLLTRGGPGDATEILVTYAYRLSFVDSPRNFSSSAAWGVLILLMLSAVAVVYRRALRKQGEVW; encoded by the coding sequence ATGGTCGCCCCGGTGGTGCTCGTCATCGCGGTCATCATCGGCTACCCGCTGGTCCGCGGCCTGTACCTGTCGCTCACCGACGCCACCGAGGCCAACGTCGCCCGCGACATCGGCATGAACCACATCCCCGCCACGTACACGTTCGTCGGCCTCGACAACTACACGGCGGTGCTGAGCGACGGCGTCTTCTGGAGCCGGCTGGGCTGGACCGTGGTGTGGACCGTCGCCTGCGTCGGGATCACCTTCGCGCTCGGGCTCACCCTCGCCAACCTCCTCAACCGCAAGATGAAGGGCCGGACCTTCTACCGCCTCGCGCTGATCCTGCCCTGGGCGATCCCGGCCTTCATCTCCGTCTTCACCTGGCGGCTGCTCTACAACGAGAAGCACGGTCTCCTCAACAAGCTCCTCCAGGGCGGCGGCATCGACGCGATCCCGTGGCTCAACGACCCGACCTGGGCCAAGCTCTCCGTCATCGTCGTCAACGTCTGGCTGGGCGTGCCCTTCATGCTCGTCGCGCTGCTCGGCGGACTCCAGTCCATCCCCGGCGAGCTGTACGAGGCCGCCGAGATGGACGGTGCCAACGCCTGGCAGCGGTTCCGCAACATCACCGTGCCGTCCCTGCGGTCCGTCTCCAGCACGGTGATCCTGCTCAGCACGATCTGGACCTTCAACATGTTCCCGGTGATCTTCCTGCTGACGCGCGGCGGGCCCGGCGACGCCACCGAGATCCTCGTGACGTACGCCTACCGGCTCTCCTTCGTCGACAGCCCGCGCAACTTCTCCTCCTCCGCCGCCTGGGGCGTACTCATCCTGCTGATGCTCTCGGCCGTCGCGGTGGTCTACCGGCGGGCGCTGCGCAAGCAGGGAGAGGTGTGGTGA